DNA from Acetobacter aceti NBRC 14818:
GGTCACCTGTCCGAAAATCAGACCCTGATCTTCATTGGGCAGGAAGCCGCCGGGCAGCCGCATGAACAGGAAGACAGCGCTCGCAGTGATGGCGGCGAAACCGATCAACGAGAGGACGCGATGTCCGATGATGAGATTGACCCCACGCAGATAACCATGAGTCAGGCGGGTAAAGGCCCGGTTGAACCAGCCCGCCAGCCCCTTGGTCTTTTCATGCTCACCGGGTTTGAGCATCGTCGCGCACAGGGCCGGCGTCATGATCATCGCCACCAGTACGGACAGCCACATGGCGGCGCAGATGGTGATGGAGAACTGGCGATAGATCACGCCCGTCGAACCAGTGAACGCCGCCATCGGCAGGAACACAGCCGTCAGCACCAGCACGATACCGATCAGCGCGCCGGAGATTTCATCCATCGACACACGGGCCGCTTCTCTCGGTGAGAGATTTTTCTCGTGCATTACGCGCTCGACGTTTTCGACAACAACGATGGCGTCATCCACCAGCAGGCCGACAGCCAGAACCATCGCCAGCATGGTCAGCGTGTTGATCGAGAATCCCAGCGCCGACAGGAAGCCGAATGTGCCGAGCAACACGACAGGAACGGCGATGGTCGGGATCAGTGTGGCGCGGAAGTTCTGCAGGAACACCAGCATCACAAGGAAGACCAGCCCGATCGCTTCAGCGAGCGTAATGACCACTTCATGGATGGACAGAACGATGAACGGCTCGGTGTCGAGTGGGTAGAAGGTCTTCAGACCGGGCGGATAGAACTTCTCAAGACGCTTCACCTCCTCACGAACGGCGGCTTCGGTCGTCAACTGGTTCGCACCAGGCGTCAGTTTCAGCGCCATACCGGCGGCTGGATGGCCATTATAGAGTGAGTTGAAGTTGTAGCTCTGCGCGCCGAATTCGACCTTGGCGACGTCACCGATGCGGACCTGTGAGCCATTGGGCATCACCTTGAGCAGGATCTTGCGGAATTCGTCCGGAGCCGTCAGTCGTGTCGGACCAATGATGGTCGCATCCAGACTGGCGCCGGGAACCGCCGGAAGACCACCCAGTTCACCTGACGACACCTGAATGTTCTGACTCTGGATCGCCGCCTGCACGTCGCCCACGGTCAGGCCGTAGCTGTAGAGCTTGCGCGGATCGAGCCAGATACGCATGGCGTATTCCGAACCGAACAGCGTGTGGTCACCCACGCCGGTGACGCGAGACAGCGGATCGGACACGTTGGAGGCAACGTAATCGGCAATATCCTGCGCGTTCATGGAGCCGTCGGCGGAAATGAAGCCGATGACCATCATAAAGTTCTTCACGGCCTTGGCGACCGTAAGACCCTGCGCCGTCACTTCCGTCGGCAGTCGCGGCTGCGCAAGCTGCAGCTTGTTCTGCACCTGCACCTGAGCAATGTCAGGATTGGTCCCCTGCTCGAAGGTCAGGTCGATTTCCATCTGACCCGACGCGTAGGACTGCGACGAGATGTATTCGAGATGATCGAGACCGAACATCTGCTGCAGGATCGGGCGTACCACCGTGTTGTTCACGGTTTCCGCAGAAGCGCCGGGATAGGTCACACTGATGGAGACCTGTGGCGGCGCGATGGACGGATACTGCGCGATCGGCATGCGGAAGATGGCAACACTGCCAATCAGCATGATGATAAGGCCGATGACCCACGCGAAGACCGGCCGGTCAATAAAGAAGCGTGACATGCTGCTCAGTTTTTCCCGGCGTCGGAGGAGGATGCACCAGCGGGCTGGGCGTCTGTAGGCTGGACATTGGCAGGTTGCGCGTCAGGAGCCGCAGCTTCCCTGAAAGGCGTGACCGTGACCTTGTCGCCCGGATGCACCTTCTGAAGACCGATCACCACAACCCGGTCTCCCGCCTTCAGGCCGGAGTTCACGATCCAGTCACTGTCATGTGTGGAACCGGTTGTGATCGCACGCTGGGCGATCTTGTCATCCTCTCCGACGACCATGACCTGCGGGTCACCATGACTGTTCCGCGTCACAGCCTGCTGGGGCACGAGGAGCGCCTGCGGATTGGTGCCTTCATCAAGCGTCGCATGCACATACATGCCCGGCAGGAGATATTTCTGCGGATTGGGGAAGACGGCCCGGACCACGATTGTCGCTGTGGCTTCATCCACATTGACTTCGCTGAACTGCATCTTTCCGGCCTGATCGTAGGTGGAACCATCTTCCAGCTCCAGCGAGACCGGCACCGAATTGTCCGGATTGGTGTGGATCTGACCGCTGGCCGCTTCCCGGCGCAAACGCAGCAGGGAAATAGCCGGCAGATTGACGTCCACATAAATCGGATCAAGCCGTGTAATGATGGCGAGATTGCTCGACTGACCCGCCTGCACCAGAGCACCGACCGTCAGGATCGTACGACCGATGCGCCCTGAGATCGGCGCGTTCACATGGGTGTAGCGCAGATTGGTGGCGGCGTTTTCCACCTGTCCTTTTGCGATCAGGATCTGGGCGTCAGCAGAACGGGATGCAGCCAGCGCATCGTCATATTCCTGCTTGCTGACAGCATGCGCCGCTTTCAGCGGACCGTAACGCTCCAGTTTGGCTCTGGCTGTGACGGCGTTGGCCTGAGCCTGCGCAAGCTGGCCGTTGGCGCTATCATAAGCCGCCTGATAGATGCTCGGATCGATCTGATAGAGCTGTTGCCCTGCCTGCACATCCGTTCCCTGCACGAACAGACGTTTCTGGATAACACCGCTCACCTGCGGACGGACCATCGCAATTTCATAGGCTTCCGTGCGACCGGGAAGCACGGTACGGATCTGGACCGGACGAGGCTTCACGGTCAGCACTTCCACCTGTTGAGGTGGAGGCGCGCCCTGCTGCGGGGCCTTCTTGTTACAGGCAGTCAGAACCAGCAGGCTGGCAACCGATGCACACAGGGCCGGGGTTGAAAAACTACGGACGGGGCTTTTCACGGATACATCCTGCTGATTGTGTGTAGAATAGAATCTGGAACGGCATGATCGGCTCCAGTTCCTTAAAAAAGGAACTATCAGCGAATCTCGTTGCCTCATTGAATAGAAACTACTCAGTTTCCTAACCTGAGGTCAAGCCAGACCTGCCGTTTCTTCCAATGGACAGATCCTTCATGAAGGCGCACATGGGGATGGCTATGAATGTCAAGGAACCTCAGCATTCTTCCTGCCGCGGTCCGGGTCGACCACCCGAGATGGCGGAGTGCGAACGGCGCAAGCGGATACTCTCTGCTGCGGACGAAGCCCTGCGGAGATATGGTTATCAGGCCGTCTCCATGGACAAGGTTGCCCAGTGTTCCGGCATGTCCAAACGCACGCTGTATCAGCTGTTTCCGTCCAAGCAGGATTTATTTCAGTCGCTGATCGAAAAACGGCTGTTCTGTTTTTCGCTGTCCATCCGCGAACATGCCCTTACGTCCGAAGACGAACTGATCGGACTGCTGGACGACCTTGCGGCTCACCTCACCCGTCCGGAAACCATCGAGCTGATCCGCGCCATCATCGCCAGCGCATCGGAAGCTGAAGATCTGCGCGACATCATGAACAGCCTCAAGCAGTGCGGAAAATCGAACGTCCTTCAGGCATGGCTGCACGCCTACTGCACCGAGCATGGTCATCCCGAGACACGGATAGATCTGAAGGCGCAGCAACTCTTCAGCCTGACCGCAGGAGAGCGGATGCTGCATGCCCTGTTCAACAAGGAAACCGACGTGGAAGACTCCCGCGCCTGTATTGCGGATGGCGCGCGCCTCTTTCTCGCCGGCCTTCATGCGGAATGGAGTAAGGCCTCATGCAGCACACTGAATGACGTGAACTCAGAACGGTGAATTACGTCCGTTCTCTACAGCAGAGCGACAATCTCCAAGAATTTATCTCGAAATGCACCGGCAAGAGTATCTGCATCGCATGATGACGTTGAATCACTTTTGTAAAGTTTTTTAGATTGATTCATCAAGATATACGGCGTTTCCGTTTCATCATGCTTTTCAAAGTTTCTGGAACAGCGATACGAAAAACAACCCTCGCAACCAGAAGTGGCCATTTATGTGGCGCACAAAGAGTAAATGCTTCCTTGAATTTTCCTTCGACTGTCAGCCGTATCGACGCAGATATAAGCGCTTCCTGAAAATCGGAATAACAAGGTCGGTTTTTAATATCCGTATCATTGCGTATGGATTTTTTTATAAAATAAATATCGGAAAAATCAGGTTCATATGGACGATAATAGCAGAACTCAAGTAATTTCGCAGATACGGCACTAGCAAACCATATCGCCTCATCTCTCAATAAAATTTCAGAGAGAATATCATGTGCTTCTTGCAATGTTGATGATGCGTTTATCTCATTTTGTAGTTTTTTTGAAAAATCAATGTCTTCTTTTTTACTCATACGGCGTTGCTCGGAAATAGCAGCAAGTTGTGCCCAGATCGCAAGCTTTCTTCCATTTACAATCGATTGACTTGAAATGCTTGCCGGGTGGACACGATAATTTCCAAGAATTTCTGGAATGGTATGGAGATTTCCTTCATCACGCAGACGCCAGCAAAGATCCACATCCTCACTAACTGATAAATTTCGATAGCCACCGATAGAAAAGAAAGAAGAGCTTCGAATCATCAACATTGGCTGTAACAAATACGGTTCTTTCGATGGCAAAGAATATGGATCGCTTTCGTCTATTTTTTTCATTGTTGTAATTTTCCCGATTGGACATCCTGCTTCATCTATCTGGCAAGCTCGGGAACTGACCGCTGCAAAAGATGGATTATCCAGTAAAAAATTCAACTGTTTTTCGAAACGCTCTGGGTAAGAGATATCATCTCCATCATGCCTTGCGATAAAATCGGCAGTGACCTCCTTCATTCCGGCCTTTAATGCATCAATGATGCCCATATTCTCTTGTCGCATAACGATTATTCTGGAGTCATCATCAGAAAATTTCTGAATTATTTCCGATGTCCCGTCAGTGGATCCATCATCAACGATGATAATCCGAATATCTTCTATTGTCTGATTTTGTATACTTTTTAGTGTTTCTGAAATATATTTAGAACAATTATACACAGTCATTAAAACGTCAATTTTTGCCACAACATAACTCCCAGAACCATATAAAAATGTATCGTTCCGGTTTGTCTTTAACAACCATAATTCAAATCATACTTGCTCGTTCTCTTTTTATAGAAGAGAGGAAACATAGTTGTAGAATCATTATGAAACTTTTCAGAACCACCCAAGCGAGTATTAAAAATGGCACATCGCCCTTTTATGTCTCAGGCTGTCAAATGCTTTGACTGGTGACGAAAGCGTAAAGATTATCCAATATATCGAAGCTCTAAACCGGCGCAAAATCGAAGATAATGTCCCGTTACATCTTTGCAGGGAGAGTCCATGCTGCGTCTGGAAATGACCTGACTGAAAACGCCAATATGTTGTGCTTTTCTGGCTGATACTGAAGAGCGACACAAGAAAGGGGTAAAGGCAGCACCCTCTCCTGACTGCTCATAATTAGACCCGGATGTTTTTCCTACACACGTTGAAATAGACTTTCTTTCCTGCCCGGCCTTTATTTCCCCATGATTTGAGGAGCATGAGAGAACCCGGCTCAATAACCGGAGATTCGTCTGTGCGTCGTCTTGCTTTCGTTGCCCTCGGTGTGGCCGGTCTGAGCGCCGCAGTCTGCGGCGGTGGTTTCCTCGCTCTCTCCCACCTTGATCTCGCTGCATTCGCAACCAGAAAGCTGACCAAGGCGACCGGACGCACAGTGCATATCGGCAGCGTGCACCTGTCTCCGGGGCGCTGGATGACCATTGATGTTGACGATCTGAGCATAGCCAATATCCCGAATGGCAGCAGGCCAGAAATGATCAAGCTCGGTCATCTGCATACACAGGTGCGCCTGATGTCTCTGCTGCATGGCCCGGCAGAAACCCGTGATCTCGTACTGACCGGTTTTTCTGGTCTCTTCGAACGCACTGCGGACCGCACACCGAACTGGCGGTTCGGTGCCCCATCCAAGCCCGACAACAAACCGGAAGAAAAGAAAAACTCAGCGCCAGACTGGAGCTGGTTTCCGGGCATCCGACAGGCGGTCATCAAAGACAGCGAGATCATCTACCGTTCCGCCAACGGCCATTCCTATCGCACCAATCTCGACGTCGTGACACTCTCTTCAACGAGCGATAGCAGTCCTTTCGAAATGACCGTTTCCGGTGGCTACAACGACACACCCATCGCGCTTACGGCCCATCTTGGCCCATTGACCGTCCTGCGTGAGGCCGGGAAACCCTACCCGACCAACCTGCACGCCACATCGGGGGATCTGACACTCGATCTGGACGGCACCATGACCGATCTGTTCGATTTTGATGGCATCGACGGAAAACTGACTCTCCGCACGCCCACATCCGCGCCACTGATAGCGATTGCGGGCGTATCGCCTGACAGCTTCCATATGACTCTCAATCTGCAAGGACATTTCACGCACAAGGGCGATGTGTGGACGATAAGCCGGGCCACGGGTCTTTTGCGCGACAATCCCATTGAAAACGCTGACATCACTTTCACCGAAGGTAAATCCGGGTCACCTGATGAGATTGTCGGAGAT
Protein-coding regions in this window:
- a CDS encoding glycosyltransferase family 2 protein; the encoded protein is MAKIDVLMTVYNCSKYISETLKSIQNQTIEDIRIIIVDDGSTDGTSEIIQKFSDDDSRIIVMRQENMGIIDALKAGMKEVTADFIARHDGDDISYPERFEKQLNFLLDNPSFAAVSSRACQIDEAGCPIGKITTMKKIDESDPYSLPSKEPYLLQPMLMIRSSSFFSIGGYRNLSVSEDVDLCWRLRDEGNLHTIPEILGNYRVHPASISSQSIVNGRKLAIWAQLAAISEQRRMSKKEDIDFSKKLQNEINASSTLQEAHDILSEILLRDEAIWFASAVSAKLLEFCYYRPYEPDFSDIYFIKKSIRNDTDIKNRPCYSDFQEALISASIRLTVEGKFKEAFTLCAPHKWPLLVARVVFRIAVPETLKSMMKRKRRIS
- a CDS encoding TetR/AcrR family transcriptional regulator produces the protein MAMNVKEPQHSSCRGPGRPPEMAECERRKRILSAADEALRRYGYQAVSMDKVAQCSGMSKRTLYQLFPSKQDLFQSLIEKRLFCFSLSIREHALTSEDELIGLLDDLAAHLTRPETIELIRAIIASASEAEDLRDIMNSLKQCGKSNVLQAWLHAYCTEHGHPETRIDLKAQQLFSLTAGERMLHALFNKETDVEDSRACIADGARLFLAGLHAEWSKASCSTLNDVNSER
- a CDS encoding efflux RND transporter periplasmic adaptor subunit, with amino-acid sequence MKSPVRSFSTPALCASVASLLVLTACNKKAPQQGAPPPQQVEVLTVKPRPVQIRTVLPGRTEAYEIAMVRPQVSGVIQKRLFVQGTDVQAGQQLYQIDPSIYQAAYDSANGQLAQAQANAVTARAKLERYGPLKAAHAVSKQEYDDALAASRSADAQILIAKGQVENAATNLRYTHVNAPISGRIGRTILTVGALVQAGQSSNLAIITRLDPIYVDVNLPAISLLRLRREAASGQIHTNPDNSVPVSLELEDGSTYDQAGKMQFSEVNVDEATATIVVRAVFPNPQKYLLPGMYVHATLDEGTNPQALLVPQQAVTRNSHGDPQVMVVGEDDKIAQRAITTGSTHDSDWIVNSGLKAGDRVVVIGLQKVHPGDKVTVTPFREAAAPDAQPANVQPTDAQPAGASSSDAGKN
- a CDS encoding AsmA family protein, producing the protein MRRLAFVALGVAGLSAAVCGGGFLALSHLDLAAFATRKLTKATGRTVHIGSVHLSPGRWMTIDVDDLSIANIPNGSRPEMIKLGHLHTQVRLMSLLHGPAETRDLVLTGFSGLFERTADRTPNWRFGAPSKPDNKPEEKKNSAPDWSWFPGIRQAVIKDSEIIYRSANGHSYRTNLDVVTLSSTSDSSPFEMTVSGGYNDTPIALTAHLGPLTVLREAGKPYPTNLHATSGDLTLDLDGTMTDLFDFDGIDGKLTLRTPTSAPLIAIAGVSPDSFHMTLNLQGHFTHKGDVWTISRATGLLRDNPIENADITFTEGKSGSPDEIVGDMAFARLDLNGLQSATQSNGKSGQHATDIPLVAPARPDPLFNVKLSSRSVRYNDLVFSDASLATSLQPGRIDVSALQLSWMKASLHASGEIVTHPRGSSLHAMVDVSKADIDTFRREAGLAPVPVSGTLSFRVKASAEGVRTLNEASRNADIQAVVGMNSGQISKEVIGIASSNIGTLFGTMKGTTPVTCLLGALKMSRGEGAVVPLRIYTPAGSIVGEALFDLNRRWFELAFQSRAAASLALDIPIRVSGPFNSPSIGLAGWSARGRALLKDAQTINTLPTEMASFTPGRACLSVLK
- a CDS encoding efflux RND transporter permease subunit, with translation MSRFFIDRPVFAWVIGLIIMLIGSVAIFRMPIAQYPSIAPPQVSISVTYPGASAETVNNTVVRPILQQMFGLDHLEYISSQSYASGQMEIDLTFEQGTNPDIAQVQVQNKLQLAQPRLPTEVTAQGLTVAKAVKNFMMVIGFISADGSMNAQDIADYVASNVSDPLSRVTGVGDHTLFGSEYAMRIWLDPRKLYSYGLTVGDVQAAIQSQNIQVSSGELGGLPAVPGASLDATIIGPTRLTAPDEFRKILLKVMPNGSQVRIGDVAKVEFGAQSYNFNSLYNGHPAAGMALKLTPGANQLTTEAAVREEVKRLEKFYPPGLKTFYPLDTEPFIVLSIHEVVITLAEAIGLVFLVMLVFLQNFRATLIPTIAVPVVLLGTFGFLSALGFSINTLTMLAMVLAVGLLVDDAIVVVENVERVMHEKNLSPREAARVSMDEISGALIGIVLVLTAVFLPMAAFTGSTGVIYRQFSITICAAMWLSVLVAMIMTPALCATMLKPGEHEKTKGLAGWFNRAFTRLTHGYLRGVNLIIGHRVLSLIGFAAITASAVFLFMRLPGGFLPNEDQGLIFGQVTMPAGATQEQTGKVTKKVSDYILKSEADNVESVYVMNGFNFAGQGQSAGAFFIKLKPWDERTGAGQGVDAIAGRIMMHFWGDPEAQIFAINPPAVLELGNASGFDLELEDRGHLGHDRLLAARNMVLGRAAQDKRLMAVRPNGMEDAPQYHLDIDREKANALGVSVADINTLVNGALGSIYVNQFMRDDRVKQVYIQGMPSSRMVPVDLDAWYLRNTGGTMVPFNAVVSGNWIVGPQKVENYNGLNAFEILGQPAVGYSSGDAIAAITEILNDLPPGIGYEWTGLSFEQMAAGSSTGPLYALAATVILLCLAALYESWAIPFAVILVIPLGVLGAIAATLWCNRDNDVYFQVGLLTTVGLAVKNAILIVEFAKANFEAGQTLEEAVINAGRERLRPILMTSIAFVLGVLPLAIASGAGSAARQAIGISVVGGMLTATFLAIFFVPLFFVLVLRLFRVRRLSERRDDDRLPPTATPEAT